AAGGAACTTAACTTTCCAATGTAATCAGGAATTTGAGCTAAGTTACAGAAGCTTAGATCGAGTTCACACAAACAAGAGAGAGGAGAGGAGGGCGACAAACAGTTGATCAAGTGCTCTGTGTTCGTTGCTTCATCCAGTAACCAATTACTACCTATTATTGAACAACCACTCACTTCCAGATATTTAAGAGAATTCAGGCCCACTATAGTATTGGATAAGATTACTAGTTTTTTGCAGTCTCTCAAAATCAAACCAACAAGCTTTCTTAGACTCCCAATAGATGGAGTGAGTTTTTGGAGCAGTACGCATCCTTCAagatttatccattcaagatTTAGGGCCTCTGCTACATCTGGCATCTCAACTAAACTTTCGCAAAAACAGAGATCCAAACGCTTCAAACTGGGTAATGGCTACATAGatgagcaaaaaaaaaaaaagaaaacaaaattaataatcacaggttttctttaatttcttttcttcataaattaatcaaagaataaaggaattaaaaataaaaagtttgtcatttattttgtttatttttaaaagaagtacaaataaaaaattaatttacactACCTTTGTGCCTTCCCAAAGTCGTTGAATACTGCTCCTACACAGGTTTAACTCAACTAGTTTGTGTGGCTGAAAAGTTTGAGGCAAACACTCAAACGGATATCTGTACCAAATAAGATATCCTAGTTCATTCGAAAGATGACTCAAACTTCCCGAAAACTTCACGTTCCCAACATTAAGTAATTTTAGGTGTTTAATTTTTGATAGACCATCCGCCTTGATTGTTTCATCTATAAATCAGTTGCATGATTCCGTAAATTTAGAAGCAGTTTTGTAATTGTTGAATAGTCTATGATAATATTAGGAAGTAGCATGTTACGTCTGtcctcaattttttcttttcagtttctTTAATCTTAGTGAGGCTATATATTAGGCAGTTTCTCATTCAATAAAACACAGGAATTTCTTCTTTCACAATACAACCTTTACATACCTCGCATTACAGGAACATCACTCTCCTCGTCCCATCTAAGAACTATTGCCTCAAGGTTTCGAGTTGCCTATAACATGGCACATTGTTAGATGTATGTTTTGAAGTATttacaaattctaaaataattgcaatctaaaatttataattaaacacGTAAATTTTACCTCGTTCTCTGACATAGCATTATGGAGATCTTTGTGTGTCCACAACCTACTCCACTTTATAGGCTCTTTAGGTGATACTTCCCGAACAATACACCTCCCCAAATCCACTAGCAAGCTATGCATATATGTATGAACCTAAAGGTACTTCTGGTAATGAGTGATTTATCAATGAGAACTTGTATACTATCTTGAGGATGAAATCCACGGAAACTTAGAATTTCATTCACTTCTTCTTCAAGGTAATAATTGAAGAAGCAAGCAATATCCAAAAatgtttgtttgtatttttcttccagTTGAATATAACTTATGCGCAAAATatccataatatttttacttttattttcttttagccCTTCCAATACACTTTTCCATTGTGACAAACTTCGGCCAAACAAAGATGACCCAATTGTTTCAATCGCCAAGGGATGCCCTTCAACATGTGATAGTATCTCATATGCCAACTTTTCATAATCGCTCAAAATGTAATTAACTTTGAAAGCATTTCTACAAAATAGTTGGATAACATCTTCTCGTATCAACGGTCGAACTTGATAAATATCATCCACTCCATGTATCTTCAATATTTGTTCATCCCTAGAAACTATGATGATTTTGCTCCCTCCACCTAAGCATTCTCGCAACAAATTGTCTCTGTTTCCACTAAATATCCTCagttgttcaacttcatcaACGTTGTCAAAAACTATAAGTGCCTTAGCATTCTTCAGTTTGGACTGCACCAAACATGTTCCCTCGATAACATTGCAAATCTCtaaatttttctcatttagAGTGTGAGAAATTAATTGCTTTTGTAAGCCCAACGAACGAGAatgtacaaatattttactTACATCATCAATAAAACAACGATGATTATATTGATGACAAATTCTTTCATATAAAGCCCGAGCAAGAGTTGTCTTTCCGATGCCACCCATCCCACTTATCCCGACAACTCGAACATCATTAAGAATGTCGAAACGCAAAATATTTCCTAAGTCTTGAACTCAATCCTCTATCCCAACAAGTTTATCCCttgaaagatttaaaatttttggtctcaaattatttattatctcttgaacaattttttcaatctGTTCATTTTGTGGcctgaaaatttaattgaaatgaaGATAAAACATCATGAACAGAGCATGAAAAGAGCATATACATTTTTAGGATAAAATAATAacgtaaaatattttaactgtgaaactattattttcattaaattagtatatatttGGACTCAACTACCTCTGTTTCTGTTTTTAGATAATGACAACACAAATCATAATTACCATAAAGAAAGTCTTAGAAAGCtataaaatatttgtgattAGTCTTTAAGCAAAAATAGCTAAAAAGAAGCAGAATACAGTATATATAGGCCACCGCAGTTTAATTTTTGTGAAGCACTTCCAAATATCAATAAAGCTAGATTTGTCATTAAATCAATATTGAGAGAGAAGAGTGCTCACTTATTTGCGATTTCCGAACCAGAGATATCGGCTACTTTTCTGAAAGCTTCTTTCCATCTTTGAACTTCCTCCATCTTTACCTTATCTTCTCTGAATCTATTTTCGTGTTCTGCAAATGCTCTCTCATAACATCCTTTCTGGTTGCGCACCGTCGTAGGCTCAACATCATAAAATATAGGTATAACAGGTCTTGTTGAAGTTTCACAGCAATTAAGTATCTCTACCAGTTCACGCAAGCACCAAGTGGAGGAAGCATAATTCTTTGATAAGACAACAAGGAAAACTTGAGAGCCCTGAATGGCTTGTAGAAACTCGGGTGCTATGAAATCACCTTTTCTGATACATTGGTCATCTTTGAAGGCAAGAATGCCTTGTCGACGGAGAGCTCCAAAGAGAAAACTAGTGAAGTTGTAGCGCGTGTCTTCATCACGGAAGCTGACAAATACATCGTATGCATTAGATAAAGAAGAGGTGCGATGGATGATGGCGTCGGACGCTGGTACGGAAGGTCCGATAAGGGCTGTTGGGTGAGACACGGTCATACCGTCGGACATGCCGGACATGATCCGGTCCGGTTCTTTGACAAACCGGAGGATACGGCGGAGAATGTTGAAGACAGGCGAATACATTTATTAAGGAAATCAGAAACTCAATTCCTGGAACTCTTTTCCTTGAATTTTAGATTTGAGTGAGAAAGCGAGAGATAGTTGTTTAATAGGAGAAGTAAGGGAGTGGCCTGACTTTatagagaaaggaaagagaGGTAAATGTAAGGAAGAGAAACATCTTGGTCTTGTAATGCATCGGTATAACAGGTCTGTGTTCATTAGTGGAAGCAGAAATTGCTGCGAAAATGTAAGCAAAAGTCAAGCGGTTGATGGTGGAATTAACGCCTTTCATTTTTGCGTTTTTTCGTAGAAGCTTATGAGAAAAATCATTGATTATAATTGTACTATTTGCCTGCGAAAATGCAGACAAACAATCTAGAAATATAGATTCGAATCCTGCGGTTGGTGGTGGAATTATAAAGTTAACGCGTTTCTTACTGTTTGCCTGCAAAAATGCAGGCAGTCAATCTAAGCTTTTTTCGTAGAAGCTTTTCAGAAAAATCATTCTAAGATTAATAAAACGCGTTTCATTTTTGCGAGTACTGTTTGGTATTGTATGGATAGGTCTACTTCATGTTCCTCACTGATAATTAAAAGCTGGTAAAGTTCTTCTTGATACAGAGTTTCTTTACTTATTTATCTTCTTATTCTCAATCAATATTGAtttgacatatatttttaatctactaaactgatattttattttattttattaaaatattcatatataatatgtggtcatttataatatatataattaattcttttccAGATTGGATTTTTTCAATCTATTGattattaaatagttaaatcaatattttatattgtataacATCGGATatgaaaatagttattttagaataaaattaaatataattttagtttctaaattttgaatacgaaattaaaattagttcatatttcaaaatttaatataagttaatttattgtataatataattagaCTATTGATTGTATGagtatgataaaattattaatactaacacaatcatattttgaaataattttaaataaaatagagataAGTTTGTTGAATTTTTATAGAGAAATCCATTCAAATTTGCTAAATTTGGAGCCATTTCTACAAATGTTAGAAATTGAGAAAACAAAACccatacaattttgtttttccttgaAATAGTCTAGTTCTAATCtttatctatataatttttctttgtagAAGGGGTGGAACCGACGTTTTCTTGTTCTAtccaaatatttctttttattcttttttatgttatttatacgttttttatcactgaataaTATTTCTATACTCAATATTTTGTTGTGAAAAATGTTTCATACATACATGAAACTAATTATTAGTATCATAAAAgtattgtattataatatatgtaaaatatcttttttgtcccaattttggttacgaatattcGAAATgttcccattttattttttttgttcaatatagtcctaaaaaacgtaattatggtcaatttagtcctttttctgttcaatgtaatcctaaagaacgtaatttgtgttcaatttagtcctttttacaaactccgtgaaccacaaacaaggactaaattgaacacaaattacgttctttaggactacattgaacataaaaaggactaaattgaacataattacgttGTTTAGgattatattgaacagaaaaataaaatggggaccaGTTTGAATATTCGCAGggaaaaaaaaggtatttaaccTATAATATATGACACAAGTTTGAATTCCACATTAAACGTGTTTTCAGgtttcaaaatttgatgataaattaattgttgATTAAGTTTCATTGATTTTAAGTTTACCAAGACTTGATTGGAGAAATAATGGAAACTACATGAAAAATGAACAACTCTTGAAAACTCAATCACTTTTATACACCAGCCAAAGAATCATGTCATGTTCCTAAATACATTACTTTTCTTTGTGTTCCAAAAACTTGATTATACACATTTCTTGCAACCTATCTATTATGATTCATCACCTTGGTATCACTTCAGAGACTGTTATTTGATTGAGAGAGTAATGCATAGAAGTGTTTGATGAAGATTCTCTTTCAATGGCTGCTCTTCCAACAGAAAATGCAGGGCGTGTGGGGCTGGGAAGACTCATTGTGTCACTTGCAAGCATATGAACAACACTTGACATTGTTGGTCTATCTGCTGCATCTTCTTGCACACACAACAGTCCAATGTGCATACACTTCACAAATTCACTGTGTACACTTGATTTTTCTATTGATGGATCCATCAATTCCAACCCTTTGCTTTCACACCAGAGGTTCCATGCCTATGATAGTAAATGCAGATGATTTAGATAGAACCacttgaagaaaatgaagagaacatAAGGTTAAACGATAGAGAAATTCTAGGAATGAATAAGTTTCAACCAAGAACAATACTATTATTAGTACTCTTCTAATAATGGATATATAAGGAAGCTTTAAGACTAGAAAACAGGTAAAACCAACATAAAACTTTTGTTCTTGTGCTAGAGTAGGTGACAACAAACATTTGGGGACTAAAAGCAGAACATGTGCATGTATCATGaacatatttaaacataaatgtaaGTTTGAAACATACATATACGAGAAGGCTTTGGCCTCTGTCTGACTGATAGAATTTACAGCTCATTTTTCCACTGATGATCTCTAGCAAAAGAACACCAAAGCTGAAAACATCTGACTTCACTGAAAACAAACCTTCCATAGCATACTCTGGAGCCATGTATCCACTGCTCAAAATCAATGTAACAGTAAGCTTTATAAATCTCAAGTAAATTCAGCAAGAGGAGAAGGCTAGAAAATTAATTGTGATGCTATGTGGCAATTCATAGTTACATGTTCATGTGAAGATTTTGGTACACAATTGAAAGAAGGAAAATGGTTCATACTATGTTCCAACAACTCTAATTGTGTTGGCCTGCCTCTggtctcctccaaatgttctTGCCAATCCAAAGTCTGAGATTTTAGGATTCATTTCTTGATCTAGCAAAATGTTGCTAGCTTTCAGGTCTCTGTGAATAACCCTTAATCTTGAGTCTTCATGTAGATATAGAAGCCCTTTAGCAATCCcatttataatgtttaatcGATTTTTCCAATCCAGATGGACACCCTTCTCGGTATCTGAAATTCAATTCTAAGAAATATGATCACTATATTCAAAAACATGTCattcaaagtgaaaaatatgACTACATTCACAGCAAATATGAACTAGGTAGCAAAATGTTGTGTTGGTGTTTGTGCATGAACTAACTTCTATTATATGTAATCAAACTCAGAAGTTTATATCGGAATATATATCAAGATCTTCTGTCAAATTGTTGATTTGTTTCAATGACGAGAAATGAAATAATGAACAACTGGGTCATTGTTTTGGAGTCATACCAAATAGGTGGAAATCAAGGCTTGAATTTGGCATGAATTCATAGACTAGCAGCTTTTCATTTTGCTCAATGCAGCCAGCCAACAGTCTCACAAGATTGCGATGCTGCAATTTGGCAATCAATATTACTTCATTCTTGAATTCCTCCCCACCTTGAACTGATGTTTTCGAAAGCCTTTTAACAGCAATTTGTCTTCCATCTGGTAATATACCctagaatatttttcaaatttataagtAAGAATGTTGCAAGTGAAGAAACCAAACAAGTAAACATCATGCCTGATATCCTAATTCACTACCTTATAGACAGGTCCAAATCCACCTTTCCCCAGTTTTTGTTCATCAGAAAAATTGTTTGTACATTTTAGAATAGTACTCAGAGGTATCATAGGAAGGTCAGTGTTCATACTCTCCTCCTTTTCTGTTTGTTCTTgtgaaaatattgaatttagTCCCTCCTCTTGTNTANTTTGTTTGTCTGCAAAGATGAAATTATCAGACATAAACAGGAACTNATAGATAGCCTTGGCTGAGAGAACACTTTTAGAGTTATGATATGATTGGAACTTTATTTCTATAAACACttgcaaaagaagaaaataagaaatgaaaaatctttTCCACAGACTAAAATTAgcttataaataagttaaacatCAACTTTTTTTGGAGTAGTTAACAGGAGAAAGCTTTTACAAATTAGTTTAACATATGTACATAAACTAATTATAGTCTATGGAAAAGCTTTATctcatatttcttctttctattttcCTCTCCTACAAGTTTTTCTGAAGAGGTTTATCCAATGTTCTTTATGCTtaccttttttccttttcaagcAGCAGTAGTATATGCTGATAGCCAATAGAGCTAGTACTACAATTCCAGCTACGACAATGATTACTATAAGCCACCACCTTCTGTTATTCCCATCTGTGGCTGCATTATCTAGAGAAAATAGCAAGTTTAATTTGTGTAAAATGGTGAGAActgaaaatatgtttatttcagGCCTTATAAAAACTCAGGATCAAACAAGCACAAGTTGTTGGGGAGCAAGGGgtatgaattttgaaatctgtgaCAAGATAATCTTCAACAGAAGATgttaataacaacactttaacCATCAATCCAAATTTAAGGGAATGAATTTTCACTGATCATATAAACCGTAGCAAATGAATGTCTCAGAATGAAGGTGAAAAAAATGAACTCATACCTTGCTGAGGTGGTGGTGCAGAATCAGTACCATTCAAAAAGAAAGGCTGAGTTTCATACATAACCATACAACTTGGAGAAAAGATACGCCACACCTTCTTCTCCTGACAGCAATTGTCAACATCCTCAAGCATATTGCTCAAACATGTTCTGCATTCCTCAGCTGTAATGTCTCTGCTGCACTGCACCCAACCATACCTTCTCTGAGTGCCATTTATGTTGAACATATGTGTTCCAAACTTCAAGGGTGCCTCTGACCCTATTTGTATCAAACCATTCATCAAAACCTGAGCATCACTGTCAAACTCTCCAGCACTAGTAGAATTCTGCGTGGCATCAAACATGGGAATCCTTGGCCTAAGGGTGAGATTGCCAAAGAAATTCTCGTTTGAGTACCTCAGANNACAANAGNNGNNCCAGAGAATAGCAGANGCATTGTTGGGGCAGTGCTGCATGAGCAAGATACTAGAGTTTTGGACACAAGCATTGCAAAGGCTGGTGTTCACATCACCACGGCAAAGGTAGAGTCCATAAACCATGTCTTGATTAACACCAGAAGTTCTATTCCCAAAACCATTGCTGGTAGCAGAATCAGATGAGAGGGAAGTGAACAAATTGTTGAGGTTGGTTTGGTAAGAAGTAGAAGGAGGAGCAGAAGATTCGTCCAAACAAGCATATCTATAATCAAGTGGTTGTTGTGAGTTGCTGCTGTTCTGAGCAGAAACAAAGCAAACAACGAGGTATATCAGTTTGATGATGAATAACCACTGATAGATCATTCTTCTTTTGCTGCAATCACCACTGTGTATCATCAGCATAATGATCCGAGGAGTGTTTCAGAGGCCAAGATTTCGAAGTTATACATCATCGATTTGTCAAACGTTTGACATTTGCTCATTTTcatgttcttgcttgtagcatCAACTTTTTGACCATGCAAAACACAAAATGTGAAACCCCATATAGTattagaaaatttcaaaaattggtTAATACTAAATTAACTTTATACAAATTGTTCCGGCTTAATTAAGTAtcaagttttataatttatgtattttcaattgaatttttttttattttttttctattgagtacttaatattttatgttttttatttgagtagGCATCATTTGATTTTTATGTGAAATATGTGATATTActattatgtatttttgtttgatttgaaatgtGTTGGATACcgatatattattgttattaaactaaaaaatagttattattacGATATTACTAAATTGTTATAAACTATGACgtagaagttttgatgataatgGAAACATTCACACTGGTAAaagtcaaaataataaaaatcactcTTAATACATTAAGAgtaatattattgaatattaatcataaaattttatatcatttttactaatcacaaaatttatattttaaaaacaaataaataaaataatgataaaaatttatcTGGAATCTAGGATTCCATACAATTCTGTttctaaaaaacaaaagaaaaaataaatatttaaacttttttattttttaattcttaatttttaaagtatttgaGACTATTATACATGATAGTACcagtaatattatttaataaaatcttattcatatgttttttttttgttcatatttGGAAGCGTGTTTGTAAGCaatgaaaaaatagtttaacattaaaagcaaaatcatgGTCAACATTGGTACCTCTGAAAAAGTTAAAACCATGTTTGGCATGCAAATAATTGAGGTAAGGGACCATCCAATGTCTTCATCATGTTTTGGTTAAGATATTCATAAATGTTGAAAGTATATATGTCTTTGGATTGATGATCCAAacactttataatttttaatttttattttattttaattttttttctggcAGATTAGAACTACACTGAATCAgacataaaaggaaaataaatgatgaaaagTATAATTTGGCTAACATCaagtaaaaataacaaaactttAAGGTTGTCTCAATTTATAGtttaggaaaaagtttttttaacaactcttttttaaccattttttacaACGTACGTGacaatttgtgattgatccgtttcaaatatttttttaaaataaattcaaacagaccaataaaattgTAACACGTGtcatgttataaaaaagttgttaaaaaaaaagttgttaaaatatgattttccatGGTTTAAATGGAATTAGGAGTTAAACTTGATTATAATAAAGAGTACCCAAAAggtttctttaaaatttatgagaTAGGATAAACCAAATGGTAGGTTGACATGTgtcattcatattttttcaaaaaatcattcaatttaCCTTTTAAAGAAATAAGGAGAATAATGCATTAGTTTGTGTGATTATTTGATAacaatgtaaattaaattttgttaataaattatctaaaaattaataaatatatttttgtaattaaatatccaaatattaattataaattattatttctaaattataaaaaaaataattaggttattttttatttatctgtaagatttttttttgttcatatttttttttcaattttttcttttaattaatcgctattttaaattaaaataattacattactatttttatcctttaaatgactattaatctaaatttagttgttataaattaaaacaaatattttactattttatccttttaataattactttttttaattcaaataattatttataataaataataaaaatgtatacatattatttttttataattattttaataaaaattattttaaagagaaaataaaaattagaataaaaaaattaacatgtttTTACTTGTTTGAATAATATTCTTTCAATTCatgtaataattatagttaaaaactaaattttgagaactccaaaaattattttaattaaaaaacaatttaaatgtgATACGAATTTTTATGTACATAGTgaattaaaaaggtttaattattgattaaaagtataaaaatatttatcaagttccaaattattgttcaataatatttttaag
This DNA window, taken from Vigna radiata var. radiata cultivar VC1973A chromosome 5, Vradiata_ver6, whole genome shotgun sequence, encodes the following:
- the LOC106761555 gene encoding cysteine-rich receptor-like protein kinase 10 (The sequence of the model RefSeq protein was modified relative to this genomic sequence to represent the inferred CDS: added 157 bases not found in genome assembly); protein product: MLMIHSGDCSKRRMIYQWLFIIKLVYMIVCFVAAQNSSNSQQPLDYRYACLDQSSAPPSTSYQTNLNNLFTSLSSDSATSNGFGNRTSGVNQDMVYGLYLCRGDVNTSLCNACVQNSSILLMQHCPNNASAILWXXXCXLRYSNENFFGNLTLRPRIPMFDATQNSTSAGEFDSDAQVLMNGLIQIGSEAPLKFGTHMFNINGTQRRYGWVQCSRDITAEECRTCLSNMLEDVDNCCQEKKVWRIFSPSCMVMYETQPFFLNGTDSAPPPQQDNAATDGNNRRWWLIVIIVVAGIVVLALLAISIYYCCLKRKKDKQXXQEEGLNSIFSQEQTEKEESMNTDLPMIPLSTILKCTNNFSDEQKLGKGGFGPVYKGILPDGRQIAVKRLSKTSVQGGEEFKNEVILIAKLQHRNLVRLLAGCIEQNEKLLVYEFMPNSSLDFHLFDTEKGVHLDWKNRLNIINGIAKGLLYLHEDSRLRVIHRDLKASNILLDQEMNPKISDFGLARTFGGDQRQANTIRVVGTYGYMAPEYAMEGLFSVKSDVFSFGVLLLEIISGKMSCKFYQSDRGQSLLVYAWNLWCESKGLELMDPSIEKSSVHSEFVKCMHIGLLCVQEDAADRPTMSSVVHMLASDTMSLPSPTRPAFSVGRAAIERESSSNTSMHYSLNQITVSEVIPR
- the LOC106761554 gene encoding toll/interleukin-1 receptor-like protein — its product is MYSPVFNILRRILRFVKEPDRIMSGMSDGMTVSHPTALIGPSVPASDAIIHRTSSLSNAYDVFVSFRDEDTRYNFTSFLFGALRRQGILAFKDDQCIRKGDFIAPEFLQAIQGSQVFLVVLSKNYASSTWCLRELVEILNCCETSTRPVIPIFYDVEPTTVRNQKGCYERAFAEHENRFREDKVKMEEVQRWKEAFRKVADISGSEIANKPQNEQIEKIVQEIINNLRPKILNLSRDKLVGIED